In the Bos mutus isolate GX-2022 chromosome 10, NWIPB_WYAK_1.1, whole genome shotgun sequence genome, tagtccattgagtcaagaaatatttaacatcTGATATGTGCAGAtaagtccattgagtcaagaaatatttaatatctgaTATGCACAAAtaagtccattgagtcaagaaatatttaatatctgaTATGTGCAAATAACTAGGCAAATTTCTATATACTTATCCCCCcaaatttgttttttcaattctatgtggcattttttcattcttcacACTAATGTTTAATTATACTGAGGTCACCTTTATACCTATTCTCTTCCTCCAAAAATGCTAAAGCAGaatgaaataatagaaacagctaaataatggaaataatggaaacagctAAAAAATGTAATCCAGTCTTCTACCCATTGCAGTCCCTTAATGCTTCTAACTCGTTATCACTCAGTTTCTGTTTAGGCATGTTCCCAGACAACTCATTCCATTTTGGGACTGCACtgatgttagaaaaaaaaatccctcctccATAGTCTTACTTCTGCTCTAATCTCTCCTTCCATagtcttttggggcttccctggtggctcagatggtaaagtgtctgcctgcaacttgggagacctgggttcccctgggtcgggaagatcccctggagaaggatatggcaacccactccagtactcttgcctggaaaattccacggacagaggagcctgataggctacagtccatggggtcacaaagagtcagatacaactgtgcgacttcactttcatttgcaTAGTCTTTTGGTGTTTTGAAGAAAACACCTCCTACATCCCTTACATTCTCTTTAACATACTACTTAACCTCTGGACCTTCCCATCTTGTCCAAAGAGAAGGCCGTTAGAACCAGTCTTCATACACTAAATGCAAGATTAGGGacagggaatcccctggtggtccagtggttaggactccatgctctcactgccgagggcccaggttcagttcctggtttgaGAACTGAAATCCCATAAATTTCACTGGGGGAGACCATTTCCCACTAGAAACCACGTTTTCCCAAGAGATAAGCTATGTTCACTAAAGACTCCTCCAGCTTGATGGATTCAGAGGAGTAAGATTTCCTGGTCTTTTATCACCACAGTTTATCTCTGGAACTTTTTTTATAAAGGCCACACATTGTTCAGCTGACTTCTTTAGTCATCCCAAATACTTTCAGAACTCTTGGGTAGACGCATTATAACTCCAGAAATGTAGCTACATATTTTCTGATAATCTTGATTAGAACATCTGGAGAATTAACCAGTTTATCCATTATAGGAACAATTTGGaatgagaatttttatttcttacaaaaaAGTTTGTCTATTCTTTCTGCCGCTAGTATACTTTTTGGGCCTCTTACGAGAGGTCTTACAGGGTCTAGTATTGGTGATGAGGTTTCCTTTCTGTGAATATGTTATGTACTTCAAATACTTGGGACAAGGCCCGGCACACAGtggatgttgtgtgtgtgttttcagcaaAACATCCTCTGTGGGTTATGGAGGTCCTTGCAAGGTGTGCCTTAAAATTCATGTCTTGCCTGATTTTGTTTGCGTACTTTTGTAGAGTCCATGTTCTTTTTACCTTTCCATTTTCTTATGAAAGAGGACCTTTTTCCCCTACAGTGACCTTTCTGGACTTTGCCAGTAATCACCCAGCTTTTCCCAGAGCTGCCATCTTTCATTCTGGGCACATTTTTCCTGAGATTCCAGGAAGACTTGAAACATTCACGTTTTTACTCTAGGATCTTATAAATTTTCTGCATTTACCTGAAAAGCTCCCCTGTGGTAACACATTTCCCACTCCTTCAAAAATATTTCCCAAGAAAAGCTTACCTTGGGTCAAAAGCAGACCGTtatcttctttcatcttcaaatCAGACTTCTGAGCAAGATATTCTTTATGGCATACAAATCCAATGGATCCAAAAATCTCTTCGATAGGCATCTTGGGTACTGTGAGGTAAGCACTTCAAAACTGCAGAGTAAAGCAACCCGCCCCCTGCCCAGGTCTGCCAGCAGTCTGCAATCAAACATGAACAAATTCTGCtgctattcagattcttttcttttgacCTGGTTCCTGAGGTCTTTTAACCTGTGCaatgaaattatttattgttttatgacAGAATACAGTGGTGTCCCACAGAGGAGCCATCGATGAAAAATGGTGCTGTGATAAGGAAGTAATAACTAGCATTTTAAAACTTGGTTTCCTTTTAAGAAAGTCTAATATACCTATAATAAAGGTTAAAGCAATTTGTCTTATTCTGCATTCTAGcattattagttttaaaatagcAGTTCTAACAAAAATGCATCAATTGACTTTCTAATTCTTGTCTatcaaaataaactataaatttacaaccagcatttttttaaaagttgtataaatcttctttttcaaaaaaatagttAACAAGTAAAAATGAATGAGACGGCACCTTAgcaatttttgttttaagtaataaaaatttattttcagccaagtcatagttttcctttggttttttcCCCTTGGCTTGGTTGATATGCCCTCCTCACCATAAATTATCACTCATTATTTGGGCTTCAAAAGTTCATtaagcagaggagaaaaagagagaagaattctaatgtaaatttatttaattttgaaacgACGTGATGGTCTTGGAAAAAGATGTTCGATATTCATTTTTCATCAACATAATCTCCAGAAGAAGAGTACTCATTTGCTTGCAAAGGCCATAATCTGTTCCTAGAGATAAAATGAAATCACGTGAGTGATACTCTTGCTATTTTAAGGTATGAAGGCAGGTGaagataatactttaaaatatttaaagtgattgAAGCAAAAATTCAGTGATAGTTCCAGACAGATTCTCCTTCCAAGTCCCTCCAAAGTAACTTTTAATGGAGGTTTCTCAGGAAAGAAGCTGGACAGCAGCAAAAGGAGTTTAAGCATCTTTAAGAATCCCTATTCACTATATCAAGTTACTGCTTCCATGTGGGCTAGTACCAAAAAGCCCAGCAGGGACATTTCTGCTCATAACCACTGGGGAAGGTATTCAGATAAAGATGATAATTTAATAGCcaagaaaattaattcaaagaaattaaacagTCATCGGCCAAGTCATTCCTCAGTGAGCATGATTCTTGGAGATCTGGGAGAGCTCTCTTACTTTGAGTGGAGACACTGCATTTGTAGCCTGCAAGCCCCAGGTCCTGAGCAGCACGACGAGGGTGGCCCTGGTGGAATAGAGCCTCTTCAGTAGGTCCGTAGCAGCCAGAAGAGCGGTGTTGTGACGCTGTCTGTCTGTTTCATAACTTGTGAGGTGGCTCATGGAGCCTGGAGGGAAAAGGCAAGGTTACCTCCCTAATTCTGCAGTGCTGTTTTCTTTCCTAGCAAACCAGATGCATTTATGCCCACTCTATCTGGCTCCTGAGGAGTCATTTTCCTAATCTTCCCATATTATATGAGCTTGGGATACTTCTCCAAGGTACACTGAATCCTTACCTAAGTCTTTGCCATTGAAGGCTGCAGTACTGAGGTGATGGAGCAAACTGGAGATATCCCCAAAGCCCATGTTGACACCTTGTCCTGCAAGTGGATGGACCCTGTGGGCTGCATCCCTAAGAATAAAGCAGAGTTCAGGTGTGGCCTTCAGCCAGAGGGAAAAGGGAGCGGCTCTGCTGTTACCATCTTACCCAATGAGGGCCAGCCGAGGCCGGACATACTCGGCAGCATGTCCCAACCCAAGAGGAAACAGGACTCGGCTTTTGGCGTCCACCCTGGCGACACTGGGGGGCAGCTGGCGAGCTGAGACTCTAGTGGGCTTCAGAAAGGCAACTGCGGACTGCAGCATGGAGCCAGCTGAGTCGATGAAGTCTGTGTGGTTCACATCACTCCACTGAGTAGTATCGAccacaaaataaagtgaaagttcaTCAGCAATTCCAGCGGGGAATTAAAACATTCAACAAGGCAAGCATTTTATAACCACAGCCATGGGTAGTGGTACCACAAGTGACAAGCCCCTCAAATGAATGCAAAATGCAATTCCCCGTCATTCCCCACAAGCTGTAGGATCAAGTCAAACTGCTCATAAGCCGCCCCTGCCTACCTCTGAGCTTCATCTTTCACCATTCCTAACCCTCAAAATGCATGTGCCAGCCACAAAGCAGCTCTCTCTACAGCATGCTCTTGATTCCACACACCCCTCTGCTTAGAATGTCCCCTCAATTCTAGTTCACCAGGGTAACACCTAGGAGTGTCCAGAAGCTACCATCGCTTTGTAAACCTCCCTCCAAACCGTCCTCTGTGTCTGTTGTTCTCCTCCAAGCTCCATAGTATAGCATCCTATGCAAACTCTACACTGGATCCTAACTCATTTCTGTGTCCTTCCTCACTCTGAGCTTCCTGAAAGCAGGGGCTATATCTCACTTGTCTACCTCCAGCGGCATCTACGTAGCAGCACTCATAACTTGCTGAACGAATGCACTGCAAAGGCCTTATGCCAGGAACATATACTAAGTCACCCAGAAAGGGTCATCATTACCTTGGAAGCCCCTTTAGTATGTTTAGTTCCTTTTGCTCTTGCTGGCTTCTGTTAAAAATTATCAAAGTATTATCACTTCAAAAAAAGTTACTTATCCAAGTAACTTCCACACAGGCAGCTGTTTCGGTCAGCAGAGCAGCAGCCCACGACGCTCAGAAGTGCACACAAGCCAATTTCTGTGGTTTCACATTTTCCTGAAGCCTCTCCCCCATGTAATCCAGATCAAGTGGTACAGGTCCAAAGGGGCAGTGTGTTGATTATTCCTTTCTTCTTACTCAGAACCACCTTTCTGGATCTATCCCCGCAACACATCATCGGCAGGTGATACTCACAAAGGCGGAGTTAATGGCATCCACAAACTCCTCCTCTTCCATGCTGACCAGCTCTGCTGCATGTTCATGGGATGTGGACCAAACCAAGGAACTCAAAGTGTCTGAGAGCTGTGTCGAAAGAACATCAATGCCAAGGGCTGACACTTCTGTTCCTAAGAGCTCTCAGGTGCGAGGGACGATAAGAAGGGGTAACAAAGCTAGTCTGGGCATAGTCCCTTGCAACTAGCAAAAGGCTGAGTGGAGTGAGGTTCTAAAAGGAGAAGAGTTGACATGTTTAAGAAGACAAGCCAGAAGGACTTCTTACCGGAAGCAGAGCAATGGGCCCAGAGGGGAGAAATCTCTGCCAAGCTACATTGTTTTCGGTGGCCTACAACACACAGGAGAAGAGTCCTTGTCAGAAGTGCCCGGTACCAGTTAGGCATGAGCAAGGCTCCCGAGAGTGGGCTCAGGATCTTACCTCTGATAAATGCAGAGTAGCCACGACAGCGGATTGGTCATAGTTCCAGCTAACATTCCGGATTCCTGCAGCCTGCCGCACTCCTGAGTTGTGACCGTCTGCACCAATCTGCGTGCAGACAAGAACCTGCTGAGTCTGCCAACCTCTTAATTAACAAAACTACTCCAGAAGGTTGTCCCTGCCTCCTGAAAGTTTTCCCTAGTTCCAACTGTTGGCAAGCCCATCTGGGGCAGCCAACTCTTACCTATGTTACTCCCAGCCCCTAGAGGAGAAGCCCTACATAAGCAATCCCAGCTTCAATGAACAGACCATAGCTGGACATCTGACCCACAAAGGGCCAGCCATAGGTTAAACTCAGCCAAAGTCTCTTCATACTGAACTAGAAAGCAGTAAAGCAGACACTGGAGCTGAACAGTCCTGATGTAAGGCTGAGAATGGCTGCCATGCAAAAGGGGAAGCTAAtgatcaggaagagaaaaaaaatgggagaTGCGAGATGAGTGACTGCAGGATTCCTGAGAGGTAGAGAAAGGGCTCATTTTCTGACCCTCTGATTCCTGTCCCTGTAAGGCCAGCTATCCTTTATTTCAAGACATATGATGGTCTGAGAGATTGCCTCCTGTACAGCATTTACAATAGGGCCATCCTAACTGGAGCTGGTCTGAGTGGGTCCAGGTCCTTATAGCCAAAAGCTTTGCCTCAAATCAACTTCAACTATAGCTAAGATCTAAAACAAGAGACCACAGACTCTAATAAGATGTGGATATGCAAGACCCCTGGCAAAATAAGAATCTTCAACTACCAACAATTTGGTCTGGAGGGTTCTGCCATCACCTAGGGTAATATGAACCCAAGGGCTGGAGTCTGCCATGGAAAACGGATAAGGCCAGGTATAGCTGACTGCTTTGCTCTTGTAGAGAACGGTCACTTGGTCTAGGGAggtcagaagagagaaaacaaaacattagACGGTTGGCCCGCAGGCTGAGGAAAAAACTCAGTAAATAAAGCAAGGTTGCAAGACAGCTTATCTTTATCTTATCATTGACTCCTAAATAAGAAAGgtaaagaccttaaaaaaaaacccatgtcATCAATGTTATGGTCTAAGAGCTAATAAAAGACAGAGGCCACAGGGCTGAAtcggtgtgtgtgtgaggggagaTATCTCACTGACTTATCTCCTGCCAGGTGCTCCTTTCTCCCCACACTCTCACTCCTCTAGTCTTTTTCACTCTATGTCCAAATGAACCCACATGTGCTTTCAGAGCAAACAGGGTGGGGAATACCACAGGCTCAAACAGGTTCTAGATTTCATAAGGTTTTCCTTCCCCCGGAagacattttacttttctgatcATAAAAATTGTATGTTTATTACTTTTACTTGGTGTAAAAGTCTGAACTGCAAATACAGGTTTAagagggggggtgggggagaatcaCCTTTAATCATACCACTCAGATATAGCTACAGTTAAAGCTTTGCTCTGTTGCTTTCCAGGTAATTTCCTATGTTTGTGCATGCACAAACACCATTCCCcctcacacacacgcatacacgtGGGATCATACAACACAGACTTTTTTTCACCAGTAAATTGTGGGACATGTTTCTAAGTGACTATTAGATCtaagttatcttttaaaactacATGGAAGTTCACTCCATGGATGAACCATTATCTCATATCAAAAAGCATTTAAATTTAAGTCGCTTCCAATTTTTCTCCCTCCAGAACCCCGAAATAtctaaaaaacatatatatatatatatggggaaTTTATACCCAGACTACACAAAGAACCCttataactaaaaaaataaaagacaatctAGTtctaaatgggcaaaagattttgcatagacacttctccaaaaaaaaaacacaaatagccAACAAGCAtctgaaaagacactcaacattattagtcatcagGTAAATACAATCAAAACTATGAGACACCACCTCACAGTTACTAGgatggctattaaaaaaaaaaaaaagaaaggttaagGGGAATAAGTTTTGGCAAGGGGCGGAGAAATTGGAATTCTTAAATTTGTTGGCAGTAAAGTGACATGGTACAGCCTCTTTCAAGTTTGGCAATTTatgaaaatgttaaacatagaattattacatgacccagcaattctagtCCTAAGTATCCACCCAGAAGAAATAAAccgtatatacacacaaaaacttgcacacaaaTGTCCCTAGCTGTATTCACAACCacgaaaaagtggaaacaaccaatgtccatcagctgatgatgGATAAACCAAGTGTAATACATGCGCATGAGACTGGAGCACTGAatcatgctacaacatgaataaatccaaaaatatattcagggagagaagtcagacacaaaaaatACACATTGTATAAGTCTACTtaaatgaaatgtccagaaaaggcaaattctgaaaaacagaaagtcactgaattgtacacttagaaTGGGTGTACACTTACTGGTATGTAAGCCATACCTGagtaaagctgttttaaaaagagagaggaagaaccaCCCTGAAATAACCCTCAGAGGGCTTCTTTATGGTGAACATCAGTATCTGTAGGAGGGATCCTTCCAGTAAGTCCAAGAATAATTCTAAGCCAGTTCTCCTTCCAAAGAGTGACTGAAAGATGGGAGAGTCAGGGGCCTCACCTGACACAGCCTCCAGCTGCTTAGTGAGAGCATGCATGATGACATCGTTCTCCACTATATAGCCCATGTCATCTAAATTATCCTTATCGAACATTATCAAGGCCTCTGAGCAGGCATCCCACACCTGGAAACACAAAGGGAGAGCATGTACTACAAGCCAGGGAAAAGGAGGCATTACTCTAATCAGAAACTGAGCACCGCTTTCCCAAGGGACTGAAGCAGAACAACCCCAAGGTATCAGTCCCTCTGGCAGGAGATGTACAGTAAGAAGAAAATTCTCTTGTGAATGCTTCCCTCCTACTTCCTGAGACGGAGTGTAAACTCTGCCTGAATTCTTCCCACATTTACAGAAAACCTGGAGAATGTGTACTCCACTATTTTAACTCAAGACAGACCGAAAGATCTTgccaaaagtgaaaaaggaggcaCCTGCATTCGCCGAAAGGCTCTGCATCGCATGTTGCAGATGTGGTCCCAGGCACCAAAACCTACGAGAGAAAAGAGCTACATACAGACCACAGCAACCTCATGGGACCTACAGCCGCCCTGGGTCTCTCTTTGTCCCTTCTTCCTGTTAAGTGAGAGATTGTTCTCAGTGTTCAATAATAGAGAAATACTCACCACTTCTACCCTGTTTGGTGCTAGGA is a window encoding:
- the COQ6 gene encoding ubiquinone biosynthesis monooxygenase COQ6, mitochondrial isoform X1, with product MAAQLARVRWGTVFAAAQKGPRVSCRRWAGASADNVYDVVVSGGGLVGAAMACALGHDIHFCDKKILLLEAGPKKVLEKLPETYSNRVSSISPGSATLLSSFGAWDHICNMRCRAFRRMQVWDACSEALIMFDKDNLDDMGYIVENDVIMHALTKQLEAVSDQVTVLYKSKAVSYTWPYPFSMADSSPWVHITLGDGRTLQTKLLIGADGHNSGVRQAAGIRNVSWNYDQSAVVATLHLSEATENNVAWQRFLPSGPIALLPLSDTLSSLVWSTSHEHAAELVSMEEEEFVDAINSAFKPARAKGTKHTKGASKWSDVNHTDFIDSAGSMLQSAVAFLKPTRVSARQLPPSVARVDAKSRVLFPLGLGHAAEYVRPRLALIGDAAHRVHPLAGQGVNMGFGDISSLLHHLSTAAFNGKDLGSMSHLTSYETDRQRHNTALLAATDLLKRLYSTRATLVVLLRTWGLQATNAVSPLKEQIMAFASK
- the COQ6 gene encoding ubiquinone biosynthesis monooxygenase COQ6, mitochondrial isoform X2, which codes for MAAQLARVRWGTVFAAAQKGPRVSCRRWAGASADNVYDVVVSGGGLVGAAMACALGHDIHFCDKKILLLEAGPKKVLEKLPETYSNRVSSISPGSATLLSSFGAWDHICNMRCRAFRRMQVWDACSEALIMFDKDNLDDMGYIVENDVIMHALTKQLEAVSDQVTVLYKSKAVSYTWPYPFSMADSSPWVHITLGDGRTLQTKLLIGADGHNSGVRQAAGIRNVSWNYDQSAVVATLHLSEATENNVAWQRFLPSGPIALLPLSDTLSSLVWSTSHEHAAELVSMEEEEFVDAINSAFWSDVNHTDFIDSAGSMLQSAVAFLKPTRVSARQLPPSVARVDAKSRVLFPLGLGHAAEYVRPRLALIGDAAHRVHPLAGQGVNMGFGDISSLLHHLSTAAFNGKDLGSMSHLTSYETDRQRHNTALLAATDLLKRLYSTRATLVVLLRTWGLQATNAVSPLKEQIMAFASK